Part of the Ptiloglossa arizonensis isolate GNS036 chromosome 7, iyPtiAriz1_principal, whole genome shotgun sequence genome, GGATGATGATATGCGTAGCCAAATGGCATTAGATTGGGTAGCAAGAGAGCATGAAAGTGGCGGTGGCGTTGTTGCTATGGAACTGGCATTAGCTGAAAGGGAGCTTGAGGCAGCACGTTTAGCTGGCAGAGAACTCAGATTtcctaaagaaaaaaaagatatatTGATGCTTGCCCATGCTCAAGTATGCCCTCAGTGATTTTAATAGAAAGATCATGCGATTCAAAAACATATATAAAACTGGTTTTGCAAAAGCTGGTATTAAGGgaatatatgttttttttaatGACATATAATGTCGCTATAATGTGAAGTGCTTTATCGTTGTTTAGCATCGAAACACGTAAACAATTCCGTCCTTTCTACGAAGTATTTTTGGTGATAATAGACTATTAATGGGATTATAAACTCGACGTATTTTTAAGAATACTTTAAGCGAGTAACTGccaatttttaaatcaaaattattcataatttgTATATACATACGTTTTGATACAAAATCTCGTCTTCCATTACTATTTTATGCAGTCTTTCCTATAATCATAGCATTATATATTCTTATCATATAGCAAGAAATGCTTGGTGATATATTGTGCTTGCCTGAGGAATAATATCAAAGTGATTTGAATGGTTTGTTATCAAAACCATATGTTTATTATGTATGAAGTCATAATTCCATATTTTATACACACATGAAGTTTACAAAATATGGGCACAATGATTGCACTTCTGTGCAGTCACATATACGATATAGATTgtaattgttttaaaaatattttattactatttttaaatattgataaatacatgttttaataaaattttacaagtttAAATTAGGCCTGTCTCCTAATCCTAATCTCAAGGTTGTAAAGTAGCTTCAACAGCAGCTTCTGTCAAGTTTGTGGTGCttgtttcttcttcctcttgcATAGGATGTGTTAGTACTTTGTCTATTATTCCAAATTCCTTTGCTTGTGTTGGACTCATAAAATTATCCCTTTCCATTGAACTTtctgtaaaattataatatattgaaGAAAGCTATACCAACATAGTTCTATAACTTTATATACCTATTTTTTCTATATTCAGCCCtgtatgtttaacgtataagttattaaTCTGTTTCTTGAGCTTTAATATTTCTACAGCTTGTATTTGTATATCTGTAGCCTGACCAGATACTCCTCCTGATGGTTGATGTGTCATAATTCTTGCATTGGGCAATGAATGACGCATGCCCTTTGCTCCTGCAGCTAATAATAAACTTGCCATTGAACATGCTTGCCCTACACACCACGTTGCAACTGGTGGAAGAACATACTGCATAGTGTCATATATACCAAGACCTGCTGTTACGCTTCCACCAGGCGAATTAATGTACATATGAATTGGATTTTTACTACTTTCTGACTGAAGAAACAGCAGTTGAGCAATCACTACAGAAGATACATTATCTGTGatctataaaataatatatttctttttattttattgtgtTCAGACATCTACTTGTTGAgtacataaaaattaaattataatattctagTTTTACTACTATTTTGAAATCTAAAATActttaaatttgaatacaaCTGGTTAGATATATATATGACATGTTCTAATTTGTACCGGTCCCATAAGACAAATAATCCGTTCTTTTAAGAGACGTGAGT contains:
- the Clpp gene encoding caseinolytic protease proteolytic subunit — its product is MLLRRINNLLQISVTTQKISSRYLNFVPVVVEQSGRGERAYDIYSRLLKERIICLMGPITDNVSSVVIAQLLFLQSESSKNPIHMYINSPGGSVTAGLGIYDTMQYVLPPVATWCVGQACSMASLLLAAGAKGMRHSLPNARIMTHQPSGGVSGQATDIQIQAVEILKLKKQINNLYVKHTGLNIEKIESSMERDNFMSPTQAKEFGIIDKVLTHPMQEEEETSTTNLTEAAVEATLQP